A region from the Lentisphaera profundi genome encodes:
- a CDS encoding SNF2-related protein — MIDFLKKYCRPETISHAQKMADAGLVIALSQRPNGFNAKVAAQRGRLLQVDITLSPEQVHNRCSCGVSGSPCEHAAAALLAWEKRFPDSAKFFLSTKEEDLAPSQPPITISRSSTPSLESLLLNLNQKKAGLDVFVTALNPTLYNLEINITYEKRKFSSSNFKSLIETGTGPAKLTIDNFDIDDREIMNLLADLPKEGRLWIVKPSLLNRILKLRQGKDIKLEGEIVQVISEDLHAGLRRLPENDGFAIIPAFQLDSLVDVSDFDLLYLNDGIWAMLNNNIWKVNDKLPYKTMKKWFDDGKIHLSRLPEGDFILPLFEDSNEVIKDQALQPRLILGWQDISVKMDLFFDYGDVQCRYNEANYVIPSGNKTICRDRNLEAEFIEAIIKLGFEEENNYWWIRGFDKIVAFTMAWKENRLPLLWNFSCTPSFQKALLNNQVAGLTVITEKEDKQLIDVDLKFRSQDDHLITWNDLQKAVQLNKEFVFSEDGTLIRIENQLRETVSALPELNMTNRGKIQFPRHHALLISTLLQRFFDPSEKSSWAGLYDMVNGQTADLSQLDKSLTEMLRDYQVDGLHWLINMKNANCGAILADEMGLGKTIQTLAMLASLDKTEPCLIVCPSSLMDNWQKEAKRFTPGLKTCIVSGDGNERKKVIGERYEYDMLITSYSLLRRDMDHYSKVRFDTVVLDEAQHIKNHRSQSALSCRSLNADSRLALTGTPVENSAADLWSVFEFLSPGLLGSKKNFEAAFKEDQVNPKAQYIALKKLRPFILRRLKKDVLPQLPPKQEQVIEFKLSDKEQELYKGIAENFLQDILQDKTAFSKRRLDILSLITRLRQTCSHPALLPEDFNAKEIESSKFKLFQELVEEIRDSSHRALVFSQFTSMLTIMRNWLDEQGIKYCYLDGSTKKRQDLVDQFNEDDSIQFFLLSLKAGGTGLNLTGADTVIHYDNWWNPMVVNQASDRAHRIGQTRKVNIIKLVAQNTIEEKIIQLQGEKEKLFDQLIDGSLKSSSELSENDIRFLLG; from the coding sequence GTGATTGATTTTCTCAAAAAATACTGCCGCCCAGAAACTATTTCCCACGCTCAAAAAATGGCCGATGCAGGCTTAGTTATTGCATTGAGCCAACGCCCGAATGGTTTCAACGCCAAAGTTGCCGCTCAACGTGGTCGCTTATTGCAAGTCGACATCACCTTGAGCCCTGAGCAAGTACATAATCGCTGCTCATGTGGCGTTAGTGGCTCACCCTGTGAACATGCCGCTGCAGCACTACTTGCTTGGGAAAAACGTTTCCCTGATAGCGCAAAATTTTTTCTCAGTACTAAAGAAGAAGATCTCGCACCCTCGCAGCCACCTATCACTATCAGTCGTTCTAGCACACCTTCTCTCGAGAGTTTATTATTAAACCTCAACCAAAAGAAAGCTGGATTAGACGTTTTTGTCACTGCCCTCAATCCCACGCTCTATAATTTAGAAATCAATATTACTTATGAGAAACGAAAGTTTTCCTCCTCGAATTTCAAGAGCTTAATTGAGACCGGCACTGGCCCTGCAAAACTCACCATAGATAATTTCGATATCGATGATAGAGAAATCATGAACCTACTCGCCGATCTCCCCAAAGAAGGTCGCCTATGGATCGTAAAACCAAGTCTCTTGAATCGCATCCTCAAACTTCGTCAAGGGAAAGACATAAAGTTAGAAGGTGAAATCGTTCAAGTGATCAGCGAGGATCTCCATGCTGGCTTACGTCGCCTCCCGGAAAACGATGGCTTTGCTATCATTCCTGCTTTCCAGCTCGACAGCTTAGTTGATGTCAGTGACTTTGATTTGCTTTACCTTAACGATGGCATTTGGGCTATGCTCAATAATAATATCTGGAAAGTGAACGATAAACTCCCTTATAAAACCATGAAAAAATGGTTTGATGATGGCAAAATTCATCTCTCACGTTTGCCTGAAGGCGACTTTATTCTCCCCCTATTTGAAGATAGTAACGAAGTCATCAAAGATCAGGCCCTCCAGCCTCGCCTCATACTCGGCTGGCAGGATATCTCAGTTAAAATGGACCTTTTCTTTGATTATGGCGATGTTCAATGTCGTTATAACGAAGCAAATTACGTCATCCCTTCTGGCAATAAAACCATTTGCCGCGACCGCAACCTCGAGGCAGAATTTATCGAAGCCATAATCAAACTTGGCTTTGAAGAAGAAAATAATTATTGGTGGATTCGCGGCTTCGATAAAATCGTGGCTTTCACTATGGCGTGGAAAGAAAACCGCCTGCCACTTTTATGGAATTTTAGCTGTACTCCATCTTTTCAAAAAGCTCTTCTCAACAATCAAGTAGCAGGCCTCACGGTCATAACTGAGAAAGAAGATAAGCAACTCATTGATGTCGACCTCAAATTTCGTTCACAAGACGACCACCTCATCACTTGGAATGACCTCCAGAAAGCGGTTCAACTCAACAAAGAATTCGTTTTCAGTGAAGATGGCACACTTATTCGCATCGAAAATCAATTAAGAGAAACTGTTTCAGCTCTACCTGAGCTCAACATGACGAATCGTGGCAAAATACAATTCCCTCGTCACCACGCACTGCTAATCAGTACGCTGCTACAGCGCTTCTTTGATCCCAGTGAAAAGTCTAGCTGGGCAGGACTTTACGACATGGTCAACGGCCAAACTGCTGATCTTAGCCAGCTCGACAAGTCTCTTACCGAAATGCTCCGTGATTATCAGGTCGATGGCCTGCATTGGTTAATCAATATGAAAAATGCCAATTGTGGCGCTATCTTAGCCGACGAGATGGGTCTGGGTAAAACTATCCAAACACTCGCCATGCTCGCGTCTCTAGACAAAACTGAGCCATGCCTCATTGTCTGCCCTTCAAGCTTAATGGATAACTGGCAAAAAGAAGCCAAGCGCTTCACTCCAGGACTTAAAACCTGTATCGTTTCAGGCGATGGTAATGAGCGTAAAAAAGTCATTGGTGAACGCTATGAATACGATATGCTCATCACTTCTTACTCACTCTTAAGACGCGATATGGATCACTACTCGAAAGTACGTTTTGATACCGTAGTTCTTGATGAAGCTCAGCATATTAAAAATCACCGTTCACAAAGCGCGCTTTCATGCAGAAGCCTAAACGCAGATAGTCGCCTAGCACTTACTGGTACACCTGTAGAAAACTCTGCTGCTGACCTCTGGTCCGTTTTTGAGTTCCTTTCTCCCGGTTTATTGGGCTCCAAGAAAAATTTCGAAGCCGCCTTCAAAGAAGATCAAGTAAATCCCAAGGCACAATATATTGCCCTCAAAAAACTTCGTCCCTTCATCCTAAGACGTCTTAAAAAAGATGTATTACCACAGCTTCCACCGAAGCAAGAACAGGTTATCGAATTCAAACTTAGCGATAAAGAACAAGAGCTCTACAAAGGCATTGCCGAAAACTTCTTGCAAGACATCCTGCAAGATAAAACCGCCTTCTCAAAACGTCGCCTAGATATCTTATCTCTGATCACACGTCTACGCCAAACTTGCTCTCACCCAGCACTTTTGCCAGAAGATTTCAATGCTAAAGAAATTGAATCCTCTAAATTCAAACTCTTCCAAGAACTCGTCGAAGAAATCCGTGACTCAAGTCATCGTGCCCTGGTTTTCAGTCAGTTCACTTCCATGCTCACTATTATGCGTAACTGGCTAGACGAGCAAGGCATCAAGTACTGCTATCTCGATGGCTCAACTAAAAAGCGCCAAGATTTGGTGGATCAATTTAATGAAGACGACAGCATTCAATTTTTCTTACTCAGCCTAAAAGCGGGTGGTACAGGGCTCAACCTTACCGGTGCTGACACAGTCATTCACTACGATAACTGGTGGAATCCAATGGTTGTTAACCAAGCAAGTGACCGTGCTCACCGTATTGGCCAAACTCGTAAGGTTAATATTATTAAACTTGTGGCGCAAAACACTATTGAAGAAAAAATCATTCAATTACAAGGAGAAAAAGAAAAGCTTTTCGATCAACTTATTGATGGCTCACTTAAATCTTCCTCTGAACTTTCTGAGAATGACATACGCTTCCTCCTAGGCTAA
- the tatC gene encoding twin-arginine translocase subunit TatC: MNNHTDPHDFDHDEESERNLQEMGLLDHLNDLRVCLFKALVALLIFFPFGAFMSKPLIGQLTSMTKVPTLQAIMPAETFMEQLKVGLIIAGFMLIPYLTYLAWNFICPALYEKEKKWGKNVVVSSTLLFLGGSAFAYFHILPATLDFFYSQDIPGVEYKPRLASVTSFALQICGASGLMAQLPVITTILYALNIVSLEKLRSSRSLVFISILVVSALLTPPDIFSQCMIGIPAYVIFEISLFLCGLIESKREGKSIRQKIQQAVIALIVLLTGGAYLMISGAEYLEQLKKDRTAPVTQLSNDDVQELITDPESRLKLFSTLEQSDLEKDDRVQLLTELAKHWDTLKGIERARLVQSNFILDIQEETQSFDVELKNYINLPINFRAQWAFELNGQTYLWPNNELIYQYNFREQRSLDSMTLNNINQIISAFKNASQWPKIKAKLLILEAKNLDGSDLIELHQISQATPTPAVNPQAETSD, from the coding sequence ATGAATAATCACACCGACCCACACGATTTTGACCACGACGAAGAAAGCGAGCGCAACCTCCAAGAGATGGGACTCCTAGATCATTTAAATGATCTGCGCGTTTGCCTTTTCAAGGCTTTAGTTGCTTTACTTATCTTTTTCCCTTTTGGCGCCTTTATGTCGAAGCCGCTTATTGGTCAGTTGACTTCCATGACAAAAGTCCCCACACTTCAGGCAATCATGCCTGCAGAAACTTTTATGGAACAATTAAAAGTTGGTCTCATTATTGCTGGCTTTATGTTGATTCCCTACCTCACTTACCTCGCCTGGAACTTCATTTGTCCTGCCCTCTATGAGAAAGAGAAAAAATGGGGGAAAAACGTCGTTGTTAGTTCTACTTTATTGTTCTTAGGAGGCTCTGCATTTGCCTACTTCCATATCCTCCCAGCAACGCTCGACTTCTTCTACTCACAAGACATCCCCGGCGTCGAATATAAACCGCGTCTTGCGAGCGTTACTAGTTTCGCATTACAAATCTGTGGTGCATCAGGGCTCATGGCGCAACTTCCCGTAATCACCACTATCCTCTACGCACTCAATATTGTTAGCCTCGAAAAATTGCGCTCTTCGCGAAGTTTGGTTTTCATTTCCATCCTCGTTGTATCAGCATTACTCACGCCACCAGATATTTTCTCTCAATGTATGATTGGTATTCCCGCTTATGTCATCTTTGAGATCAGTTTGTTTTTATGTGGCTTGATTGAAAGTAAACGCGAAGGCAAAAGCATTCGCCAAAAAATCCAACAAGCGGTCATTGCCCTTATCGTTTTACTGACTGGCGGTGCCTATTTAATGATTAGCGGCGCCGAATACCTTGAACAACTCAAGAAAGATCGCACCGCTCCAGTAACCCAATTAAGTAATGACGATGTACAAGAACTCATTACTGATCCTGAATCCCGATTAAAGCTCTTTTCCACTTTAGAACAAAGCGACTTAGAAAAAGATGATCGCGTCCAACTCCTCACGGAACTAGCTAAACACTGGGACACACTCAAGGGTATTGAACGCGCCCGATTAGTTCAATCCAACTTTATTCTTGATATTCAAGAAGAAACACAAAGTTTCGATGTAGAGCTCAAAAATTATATTAATTTACCCATCAATTTCCGTGCTCAATGGGCTTTTGAACTCAATGGCCAAACCTACTTATGGCCCAATAATGAGCTCATCTACCAATACAATTTTCGCGAACAACGCAGCTTAGATTCGATGACTCTAAACAATATCAATCAAATTATTTCCGCATTCAAAAACGCTAGTCAATGGCCCAAAATCAAAGCTAAGCTTCTCATTTTAGAAGCCAAAAACTTAGATGGCTCTGACTTAATCGAACTCCATCAAATATCCCAAGCCACACCAACCCCAGCTGTTAACCCACAGGCCGAAACTAGTGATTGA
- a CDS encoding Sec-independent protein translocase subunit TatA/TatB, translating to MNTALAFLGTPEIVMIVVAVLLIFGPKKIPQLARSLGKAKREFNEAKSAFNDAVDDEETKEEPKKIAPPAEEDIVTDEKPTAKDEEKEAAKSESK from the coding sequence ATGAATACAGCACTTGCCTTCCTGGGTACACCAGAAATCGTTATGATCGTCGTTGCAGTACTCCTTATCTTTGGACCTAAAAAAATTCCACAACTTGCGCGCTCACTCGGTAAAGCTAAACGTGAATTTAATGAAGCCAAAAGTGCTTTCAATGACGCCGTTGATGACGAAGAAACTAAAGAAGAACCAAAAAAGATTGCTCCTCCTGCAGAAGAAGACATCGTAACTGATGAAAAACCCACTGCAAAAGATGAAGAAAAAGAAGCCGCAAAAAGCGAATCCAAATAA
- a CDS encoding 6-phosphogluconolactonase, giving the protein MHKIKKYDSFAGLAKELEASLGGLVVLSGGSTLPPLIQSFNDLGALNGKTTWTWNDERLVSYEDPGSNFGTVRDLLGEDDLVPLPFADNEEMASGYMQCISEDSLPEADLLLLGFGDDGHIASLFPGSEALETEGKDTEWLVRATASYEPKERWSWTMNALTRSKKTVVLFKGSLDSDKGKILSEALEDPNCTYPLARFLRTTKGEVSICQVEA; this is encoded by the coding sequence ATGCATAAAATAAAGAAATATGATAGTTTTGCGGGCTTAGCAAAAGAATTAGAAGCATCTCTTGGTGGGCTAGTTGTGCTATCTGGTGGATCGACTTTACCACCACTCATCCAAAGTTTCAATGACTTAGGTGCTTTGAACGGAAAAACGACTTGGACATGGAATGATGAGCGCTTGGTTTCTTACGAGGATCCAGGAAGTAATTTCGGTACAGTTCGCGACCTTTTAGGAGAAGACGATCTCGTGCCATTACCATTTGCGGATAATGAAGAAATGGCTTCAGGCTATATGCAGTGCATTAGTGAAGACAGCCTTCCTGAGGCAGATTTACTTTTGTTGGGCTTTGGTGACGATGGCCATATTGCGAGTTTGTTTCCAGGTTCAGAAGCTTTAGAGACTGAAGGTAAAGATACCGAATGGCTCGTTCGCGCGACGGCTTCTTATGAGCCTAAAGAGCGTTGGAGTTGGACAATGAATGCCTTGACTCGCTCGAAAAAAACGGTTGTGCTCTTTAAGGGCTCTCTCGATAGCGATAAGGGAAAGATTCTCAGTGAAGCACTCGAGGATCCTAATTGTACTTACCCACTAGCGCGTTTTTTACGGACGACGAAAGGTGAAGTGAGTATTTGCCAAGTAGAAGCCTAA